Genomic DNA from Comamonas resistens:
AATGACAAGGCCATGCCCGCCATCCTCAACGAAGGCGCTTACGACGCCTGGCTCAACGCCAAGGTCAACAAGGCCAAGGAGTTTCTGCGCCCCTACCCGGCCGAAAAGCTGCGTGCCAACCCGGTCGAGAAAGGCCGCAAGCAGCCGCCGCCACTGCTCTAAGGCTCAAGCCACCGGAAACCGCTGGTCCAGCCACTGCTGCAACCGCGCAAACACGGGGGCGGCCAGTTCGGGGCGTTCGTTGAAGATCTCGTGATAGGCCGACTCGAAGCACTGGGCCTGCACCACACTGGCCGGCGCCTGCTGCGCGAATGCCGCACTGCCTGCGGGGTCTACCAGCTTGTCCTGCCCGGCCCATAGCAGCAAGGTCGGAACACACCAGTTGCGGGCCTTGGCCAGCACATGCGCGCCGCCTTCAGCCATATAGCGTGCCAGCCTTGCGCTGATGCGCTTGTGCTGCAATGCATCGGTGTCATAGGCCTGCACCACCTGCGGATCATGCGATAGATGCCGCGACTTCAGCCCGCTGGCCACGCGCAGATTGGGTAGCAACTTGGGCAGGCCTGTCATCAAGGCCTTTTGTACCGCAGTCAGATGCAGCGCCAGCGCGGGCGAGGACAGTACCAGAGCATCCACATGGCGCAAACCGGATGCCACAAAATCTGCAGCCACAAGACCGCCCATGCTATGACCCAATAGCACGATGGCCTGATTTTTCGGCATCTCCGCCCGCAAGCCGTCCAGCACCACGGCCAGATCGTCAAGCAGCCGCATATCGCTGCTCAGACCGCCTTGCGGTCCGCCCGAGAGACCATGCCCATACTGGTCATAGCCGCGCACGGCAAAACCCCAGTCATTGAGCCTGCGCGCCAGCGCCGCGTAACGGCCACTATGTTCGCCCAGGCCATGCACCACCAGTACCTGCGCACGAGCCTTGACGCCTGACGCCAGCGGCCAGTCACGCAAAGCCAAATGCGTGCCATCCGAAGCTGGGCCATGACTGATCTGTGCTCCCGCATCCCCGTGGTGATAGTTTGCTGTGTCCATTTGCTCCCCCTGCATGCCATGCATGGTTTCGAGAATGACGCTCCCCGCGCTATTCGTCAACCAGACGGGAGGCTTTGGTCTTGACAACCCCGCTCATCGGCCTGCACGCGGACACGGTCCCGGCCATGGGCTATCTGAAAATCACTTTGCAAACCTGTTCGATATCAAAAAAATAGCTGCAAGCGCATATTCAGAAAGCGCTTGCAGCCGTTTTCATGCTGAATTCAGCATCAGGCCTGCGCCAACTCCTGCTCCGAGGCTTGTTGATGGCGCGCCATGGCAGCAATCACTTCAGCCACCGAGGCAGTGAGCTTCTTGGCATAGGGAACATGCAGAAACTCGTTGGGGCCGTGAGCATTGCTCTTGGGGCCGAGTACGCCGCAAACCATCATCTGCGCCTTGGGAAAGCCCTGGCTCAGCATATTCATCAGCGGAATCGTGCCGCCCTGCCCGATATAGCCGCAGTCCGCGCCAAAGTGGGCCCGGCTGGCCGCATTGAGCGCCTTCTCGAACCAGCCATCCATGCCCGGCGCATTCCAGCCGCTGGAGCTGGACATGCCTTCCCAGGTCACCTTGGCATCGTAGGGCGCATTGTCTTCCAGCAGGGCCTTCATCTCCTGCACGCAGGCTGCGGCATCGACCAGCGGCGGCAAACGCAGGCTGAGCTTGAAGGCCGTGTAGGGGCGCAGCACATTGCCGGCGTTCTGCAGGCTGGGCATGCCGTCCACACCGGTCACGCTCAGCGTGGGTTCCCAGGTGCGGCGTACCAGCGCCTCGACGGGGTCGGTGGTGGTGGGCAGGGACACACGGGCCGAGCCACCGCAGTCATAGTGCGCCCAGGGAAAGCGTGCATAGGCGTTTTCGCCCAGAATCTCCGCCGTGGCACGCATCTGTGCCATGCGGTCGGCAGGCACATCGCAGTGAAAGCTTTCGGGCAGCACGCGCCCGTTCTTGCTGTCCTCCAGACGGTCCAGCACCTGACGCATGATACGAAACGACGAGGGTACGACGCCCGAGGCGTCGCCCGAGTGCACGCCCTCGGTCAGGATCTGCACCTTGAGTGTGCCGCTGGCCATGCCGCGCAGGCTGGTCGTCAGCCACAGTTGGTCGTAGTTGCCAGCCCCGCTGTCGAGACAGATCACCAGCCCCACATCGCCCAGGCGCGGGCGCAGCAGTTCCACATAGGGCAGCAGGTCAGCCGAGCCGCTTTCCTCGCAGGTTTCGATAATGGCTACGATGCGCGGGTGAGGCACGTTCTGGCGCTTGAGTTCCTGAATCGCCGCCACGCTGGCATAGACGGCATAGCCGTCGTCGGCACCGCCACGGCCATAGAGCTTGCCGTCCTCGTACTTGGGCGTCCACGGGCCCAGATCACTGCGCCAGCCTTCGAATTCGGGCTGCTTGTCCAGGTGGCCGTACATCAGCACCGTGGGGCTGGTTGAAGCTTTCTCGGCCGTGCCTTCGACTTCAAAGAAGATGACGGGCGTGCGGCCCGGCTGCTGAATCACTTCCAGTTTCAGCCCGGCCACTTTCTGCGCCTCCACCCATGTGGCCGCGTTGCGCAGCACAGTGGCAATATGGCCCTGCTGCTCCCAGTCGGGTGCAAACATGGGCGACTTGGCGGGAATGCGGATGTAGTCGGTGAGTTGGTGCAGGATGTCTTCATCCCAGGCACGGCCCACACGCTCCAGAGCAAGTACGGAGTCAAGCGCGGTGGCAGGCAGACGGGCGGTCATGGCAAGGCCTTGTGAGGTGGAAATCAATGGATGATGCACCCAAGGATACGCCAGGGCTCAAAGCTCTGGCACAGCCATGGTTGAAGCCTGTTCAGGCATAGGCGCGGCGCGGCAGATCCGCGCACTCGACGCGGTTGCGCCCGGCCGCCTTGGCCCGGTACAGCGCCTGATCTGCCGCCTGGATCAGATAGTCCCAGTTGCTGGCATTTTCCAGGTAGGCACCACACACACCGATGCTCACCGTGACGGCGATGGAGCGCCCCTCATGCATGCAGGGTGTCTGCTCCATGACTTCACGCAGTGTCTCGGCCAGCGCGGCCCCGCCGCTGAGTGTGGTGTTGGGCAGCAGCAGCATGAACTCCTCGCCGCCGTAACGGCCCACCAGATCCTGGGCCCGTATCCTCTCGCGCAACACGGCCACCACATGGCGCAGTACCTGGTCACCCGCATGGTGGCCGTAGCTATCGTTGACCACCTTGAAGTGGTCGATGTCGAGCATCATCAGAGCGTAAGGCTCGCCAGCCCGCACGGCACGCGCCACATCACGATCCAGCGTCTGGGTCAGGGCGCGGCGATTGGCAGCCCCGGTCAGTTCGTCATGCACGGCGAAGTAACGGTTGTCGGCCTCGGCTCTGTCCTTGGCCATGAGGATGAAGCCCAGCGACGTCAGGATGACGACGACAAACGCCGCCATGAAGACAAAGGACTGCATGGGACTTCCATGCATCAGGCCGTCGAGCGGAATGGCATCCAGGGCGGCCAGCATGCCACGCACGGCAAGCAGCGCGAACTGCAGCCCCAGGCCCACGGAAAACAGCCAGGCCCCGCGCAACTGCGCCGGCGGTTGCGGTCGCCACAGCACCCATAGCACCATGCCAAGCTGTACAGGAGCCAGCACACCCGCCACGATGATGCGCGCACGGTAGTCATCAATGAAGAGCGCGAACAGCAGGGTCATCGCCGCCACCGGCACCAGCATGCGGGCCCAGGGCATGGCCTGCCCCCTGAACTGAGATACGGCCCCCAGCGCCATGGCAAAGGTGCCGGCCAGCAGCATGTTCGACACCACGATGCTGGCCCAGTCTGGAACCATGCCGCGCAGCGTGTACAGCACATAGGTCGCCGCGTGCAGCACCAGACCCAGGGCCCACAGACCCGTGCCCTTGCTGCGCTGCGGCCGTGCTGCTGCCGTGCTGCTGCCAACGATACCGCCATGGCAAGCGATGCCGCGGCAGTCATCAGCAGCATGGTGGGCACGTCAAGAACAAGCAGCATGAAGCGAAAGCAGATGAGAAATCAGCCGATGTAACCGTGAGTTACAACACCAGATGCAACGCAGTATGCCAGAGCCTCAGGCGCAGTCTCCCTCGGGAAACCGCGTCATCCCGCAGCCAGAAGGCCTAGGCGTGCTCGAAGTGAAACACCGCCGTGGTCGCCAACAGATTGGGCAAGCTGCGCACCACCTCTCCACCCTGCAGCCCGAAGGAGTCCAGAATGCGCAGCCGGTTCTTGGTGGCCAGCACCTCGAAGTCCTTGTATGTGCCTACGCGGATGTTCGGCGTGTCGTACCACTGATAGGGCAGGCGGCGCGTGACCGGCATGCGCCCGCGCAGCACCGACAGACGGTTTTGCCAGTGCGCGAAGTTGGGAAAGGCAACCACGCCCTGCTTGCCGATACGGGCCGTCTCTTGCAGCATCACCTCGGCATTGCGCAGATGCTGCAAGGTGTCGATCTGCAGCACGACATCAAAGCTGTTGTCGCCGAAGATGGCCAGGCCGTCCTCCAGATTGAGCTGCAGCACGTTGACGCCGCGGCGTGTACAGGCCAGCACATTGGCGTCGTCCAGCTCCACGCCATAGCCGGTACAGCCGCGTTCGCGCACCAGATGCTCCAGCAGCGCGCCGTCGCCACAACCAAGATCAAGCACGCGTGCGCCCTGAGGCACCAGTTGGGCAATGGCTTTCATGGTGGTCAACTCGGTCATGCGGCGTCTCCTGCGCGTTGGGCGGTGTTCAATTCTTTGGCAATGCCTTCAAAATAGGAGCGCATCACGCCCA
This window encodes:
- a CDS encoding alpha/beta hydrolase; this translates as MDTANYHHGDAGAQISHGPASDGTHLALRDWPLASGVKARAQVLVVHGLGEHSGRYAALARRLNDWGFAVRGYDQYGHGLSGGPQGGLSSDMRLLDDLAVVLDGLRAEMPKNQAIVLLGHSMGGLVAADFVASGLRHVDALVLSSPALALHLTAVQKALMTGLPKLLPNLRVASGLKSRHLSHDPQVVQAYDTDALQHKRISARLARYMAEGGAHVLAKARNWCVPTLLLWAGQDKLVDPAGSAAFAQQAPASVVQAQCFESAYHEIFNERPELAAPVFARLQQWLDQRFPVA
- a CDS encoding M20 family metallopeptidase; amino-acid sequence: MTARLPATALDSVLALERVGRAWDEDILHQLTDYIRIPAKSPMFAPDWEQQGHIATVLRNAATWVEAQKVAGLKLEVIQQPGRTPVIFFEVEGTAEKASTSPTVLMYGHLDKQPEFEGWRSDLGPWTPKYEDGKLYGRGGADDGYAVYASVAAIQELKRQNVPHPRIVAIIETCEESGSADLLPYVELLRPRLGDVGLVICLDSGAGNYDQLWLTTSLRGMASGTLKVQILTEGVHSGDASGVVPSSFRIMRQVLDRLEDSKNGRVLPESFHCDVPADRMAQMRATAEILGENAYARFPWAHYDCGGSARVSLPTTTDPVEALVRRTWEPTLSVTGVDGMPSLQNAGNVLRPYTAFKLSLRLPPLVDAAACVQEMKALLEDNAPYDAKVTWEGMSSSSGWNAPGMDGWFEKALNAASRAHFGADCGYIGQGGTIPLMNMLSQGFPKAQMMVCGVLGPKSNAHGPNEFLHVPYAKKLTASVAEVIAAMARHQQASEQELAQA
- a CDS encoding GGDEF domain-containing protein; translation: MLYTLRGMVPDWASIVVSNMLLAGTFAMALGAVSQFRGQAMPWARMLVPVAAMTLLFALFIDDYRARIIVAGVLAPVQLGMVLWVLWRPQPPAQLRGAWLFSVGLGLQFALLAVRGMLAALDAIPLDGLMHGSPMQSFVFMAAFVVVILTSLGFILMAKDRAEADNRYFAVHDELTGAANRRALTQTLDRDVARAVRAGEPYALMMLDIDHFKVVNDSYGHHAGDQVLRHVVAVLRERIRAQDLVGRYGGEEFMLLLPNTTLSGGAALAETLREVMEQTPCMHEGRSIAVTVSIGVCGAYLENASNWDYLIQAADQALYRAKAAGRNRVECADLPRRAYA
- the metW gene encoding methionine biosynthesis protein MetW, whose product is MTELTTMKAIAQLVPQGARVLDLGCGDGALLEHLVRERGCTGYGVELDDANVLACTRRGVNVLQLNLEDGLAIFGDNSFDVVLQIDTLQHLRNAEVMLQETARIGKQGVVAFPNFAHWQNRLSVLRGRMPVTRRLPYQWYDTPNIRVGTYKDFEVLATKNRLRILDSFGLQGGEVVRSLPNLLATTAVFHFEHA